DNA from Megalops cyprinoides isolate fMegCyp1 chromosome 14, fMegCyp1.pri, whole genome shotgun sequence:
GTGCTGTGGAGGAAGTTGAGTTGCTGTCCCGGCTCTGGCAGTGAGTACTGCTTCTCCTTCCCATTCACCACCAAAGATGTGGGGCACCACATATTAGTAGGGACCTTGGAAAATACAAGTACAGtgatagggagagagaaaggaaatgaaatacaGAGAAGGGTGAgcaagagaggggaaaaggtgGCCCTTTGCCTACTTTCACAAGCTCCTGGTGAACACTACCCAGAGAGAGATAGGACATGGTAATGCACCTACTGTCTAACTATACAAACATGTCTCCGCTaacatattaattattaattggtAAATACTCTGGGTTGTGAACAGGTGATGTATAGTTTCATACAGATGACTGTGAAATGCCAGGAAAGGCATTCGCAtaataaatgtgacattgcTATAGCTCCAGGTTTGTCAGTATACACATGTGTTGACCTACCCTGATGGTCCCCTTGGTGCCCACAATCACGGCATCGTTGGTCAGCTGCATGGTGATGGAGCAGGTGCACACAGCGGTCCTGTTCCTGGAGAACTTCAGAGTGACAACCGTGGTCCCATCAACTCCTAGGGCAAGCACAAACCCCTCTGATCAGAATCTAAATCGCCTTCTAATGCTATTACACAGCATGCCGTCAGCATGTTATTCTTGCGTTTTGTGTAAATGCTGTacagagaagacaaaaaaatcagttattcAAATTATATCAAATATCACCTGATCGAGACAACACCGTATGCATAGCAGGTAAAGATGGGCTGCTAGTATGAATGAGTCAATCcgtgaaaatattttctctgtttctctgcgaAGTGCTACCAATTCAATACAAAGTGATACACTTATTGTATTATATAAGACACTTCATTACTCATGAGACTAGCCAGACCAAAGCACATGCAGTCATTGCCCCAGTAATGCCTAAGAGCTACTTACAGCTGTTTCTCAAACAGTTTTTGGCATATTCAGTGAAAATCAGTGCATAAccagtatttgttttttacatgcatgcatgatgGGACATTCCCTTAGGCAACTGAAGCAGAAATATGGTAATACAGTCTACAAAATCCACAAGGAGCGACTTTATTTCCAGTAGACTTAGCTGTAGGGCTAGTAGTGTCATGGTTTACATTAGACCAAAACCCAATTCAGCATGACATCTCCAGAGCTCTATAGTATTGCTCCCCAGTGTGTATACAAGCACCCAGCTGCCTGGTAGACGGAGATTATAACAAGGTGGCACATTCAGTTCCCAAGTGGGTTATTGTCATTGTACCCGAGAAAGGGTCTTAAACCTAATTATGCTTCAATAAgtatccagctgcacaaatggatCATGATCAATGTGTGCTATTGAAGTTgatcccattacattacattgcattattggcatttagcagatccCCTTATCATAGCCAGTAGATCCCGttgaaatatgttgtaatatacTGACAAACATGTTCAGCCCAAGCATATACtgttaatataattaaaatatattaatacattaatacaaatCAGAAACATACTACAATGtaccaaaacaacaataatttacatattttacatatgtttaTTGACTTAAAATTATACTGTCTGAAATATATTGTCAATATACAACTTTTTGTATGGCTCTGCCATGCGTATAAATGCATAAGAAGGTATTTACATCTTACTTCACTTGTCACttagtcacttggcagatgctgttatgcAGAGTACCTTACTTAAATCACAAGAATTTAGCATCTCTGTGTTGCTACCCCTGTATTTATCAGCCCTGTTACCTGAGTCCAGACAGACTCCAGTGGCCTGGACAGACTCCGGCCGCTCCCCACCGAAAGCTAGTACCACAAACTGCAGGCAGTAGATCCCGAGGTCCAGTAGCGCGCCGCCGCCCAGGTCCCTCTCCGCAAGGCGGGGTATGTGGGTGAGAGGGGCCCCCAGATCTGCCCTCACCATTAGCACATCCCCTATCTCGCCCTGGGTGAGCGACCGCCCGATCTCCAGAGACACCGGGAAGAACCGCGTCCACACGGCCTGGAAGATCGGGGAGTAAGGAGAGGAGGATGGGATGAAGGTGCAAAGAGACCCTTTGCATTTTGTCCAGATACAAACATGCAGCTGTTTATCTAACCCTGTATAGCGTACATTACTGCGCCAGTTATAAAAATTGGCTTCCTTTAAAAGAATCACACTTATCATGTGTAATTTGATTCTTACAAACTCAGCATTTTATGTGGGAAGGTACACAGGAATACACTGTGTAGGGCTGATTCTTCTGAACAtagttttttttagttgtgTGTGATCTATATATCATCTCTTAAACTATCACTAATGAGGAATGTGCAGCACCACAGAATTCTGGGAAGAAACACAGAATCctttaaaattgtaacattGTACTAACCAAGAGGGCTTGAGACCTGATAATGTCTTAgcatccaaaacacattgccttttctttctttggacCCATTCGTCttcttaaatatattaataaaaaagtcTTGAAATAAGCCAAAAATATGTTCTTCAGTTGATTTCTTGCCAGTTGTGCTGCTCTTTTCAAAATTTCATCTCCGAGACTGATTTAACTGATGGCTTTACAATTGAAAAAGACATCATCCATTTATGCCTCAAGAGGTCAGACTGCACACAGATATTATTCACAGATACAGATATTTGCCAGCAGCCCGTTCAGCTCGTGTGGATGTTTAGACGCTGGTTCTCGTACCTCCATCAGAAAGACGTCGTTCTTTCTGGCTGTGGCAATGAGCTCCTGCACTTCCCTCCCATTCATGGCCATTGGCTTTTCACAGAGAACGCTCTTCCCTGCGTTCATGAAGAGCACTCCCGCAGGCAGGTGGTGAGGGTGAATGGTACCCACATACACAACGTCTGATCACGGGGCagaaaagagatggagaggatgAGGGTTACAGCCACGAGCTAGGTTTAATAAATATTGTTCAGAACTTTTTTTA
Protein-coding regions in this window:
- the LOC118789494 gene encoding trans-1,2-dihydrobenzene-1,2-diol dehydrogenase-like → MATRWGICSAGKISHDFTVALRTLLPGDHQVVAVAARDLRHAQEFAERHSIPRAYGSYEELAKDAEIDVVYVGTIHPHHLPAGVLFMNAGKSVLCEKPMAMNGREVQELIATARKNDVFLMEAVWTRFFPVSLEIGRSLTQGEIGDVLMVRADLGAPLTHIPRLAERDLGGGALLDLGIYCLQFVVLAFGGERPESVQATGVCLDSGVDGTTVVTLKFSRNRTAVCTCSITMQLTNDAVIVGTKGTIRVPTNMWCPTSLVVNGKEKQYSLPEPGQQLNFLHSTGLSYEAEEVRKCLLKGLRESSQMSLSDSALLAEIMDEARRQVGVVYSQDSQ